One region of Acropora muricata isolate sample 2 chromosome 13, ASM3666990v1, whole genome shotgun sequence genomic DNA includes:
- the LOC136895322 gene encoding uncharacterized protein has translation MKFIPQKYRESQADWFGKRGISWHISVAYRKVDQQLQSQAFINLIQSCSQGSAAVVVILHHIIQTLKLEHPEIERVFLRQDNAGCYHSASTIVACTRFEASTGLKIEGLDFSDPQRGKGAADRMAAAAKSQIRMFINEGNDVANAQQMKDALLSHGGIEGVRVAVSDSLEESVTGELSKIVGISKLNNFRFTGGKLTAWRAYAVGRGKLLEFTTTPDRSYKWWVGSFSNGDFKELAKPQSKGKAEERPTEEAMPRGQEGDVFPCPQEGCVRLFQRLSNLERHLSFEKCSKSLERLSLMDLSKTEYASLLYEGAVAMPALLPTSTFTAVTPVPQEGWALKETKKAYRFNEKQKSYLEAKFSIGQATGRKLDAEVVAKEMRHALGSDGRRLFKSSEFLTVQQITSYFSRLSAKVRQQVVTTEEDICAAAEEANFHKAREDILLAMNLEHPIVFDQYNICDLVRDNRLKNLKLGLLQMLCEKFNLQDSVTDRRKKVSYIDALADLVGGCSCTQIV, from the exons ATGAAATTCATCCCACAAAAGTACCGAGAATCCCAGGCCGACTGGTTTGGGAAGAGAGGGATATCGTGGCATATCTCTGTTGCGTACCGTAAAGTTGACCAACAGCTTCAGTCGCAAGCGTTCATCAATCTAATTCAGTCGTGTAGCCAAGGAAGCGCAGCTGTAGTTGTTATATTACATCATATTATTCAGACACTCAAGTTGGAGCATCCAGAGATAGAGAGGGTCTTTTTGCGTCAGGACAATGCTGGCTGTTATCATTCGGCAAGTACAATTGTAGCGTGCACCAGGTTTGAAGCTTCAACGGGGTTGAAGATAGAAGGCTTGGATTTTAGCGACCCTCAGAGAGGCAAAGGTGCAGCTGACAGGATGGCAGCAGCCGCAAAGAGCCAAATCCGGATGTTTATCAATGAAGGTAACGATGTTGCGAACGCACAACAAATGAAAGATGCACTTCTATCGCACGGTGGCATTGAAGGTGTTAGAGTTGCTGTTTCAGATTCTCTTGAAGAATCCGTTACTGGAGAGCTTTCTAAAATAGTTGGGATAAGCAAGCTGAACAATTTCCGCTTCACTGGCGGAAAACTCACCGCTTGGAGGGCGTATGCTGTAGGAAGGGGAAAGCTGCTGGAGTTCACAACAACTCCAG ATCGAAGCTACAAATGGTGGGTAGGATCATTTTCTAATGGGGATTTCAAAGAACTCGCCAAGCCACAAAGCAAAGGAAAGGCTGAGGAGAGACCAACTGAAGAGGCTATGCCGAGAGGACAGGAAGGGGATGTCTTTCCCTGCCCACAAGAAGGATGCGTTAGGTTGTTTCAAAGGTTATCAAACCTTGAACGACACCTgtcatttgagaaatgttcaAAGTCACTAGAAAGACTTTCTCTGATGGACCTGTCCAAAACAGAGTACGCATCTCTCCTTTATGAAGGCGCTGTAGCCATGCCAGCCTTGCTGCCAACATCAACCTTCACCGCTGTCACACCTGTACCACAAGAGGGTTGGGCtttaaaagaaactaaaaaagcTTACCgtttcaatgaaaaacaaaaaagctacCTTGAGGCAAAATTCAGCATTGGTCAAGCAACAGGTAGAAAACTCGATGCAGAAGTCGTTGCTAAGGAGATGAGGCACGCTTTGGGCTCTGACGGGAGACGACTTTTCAAGTCGTCAGAATTCCTGACAGTACAACAGATCACATCCTATTTTTCCAGGCTGTCAGCAAAGGTTCGCCAACAAGTAGTAACTACTGAAGAGGATATTTGCGCGGCGGCGGAGGAGGCAAACTTTCACAAGGCAAGAGAAGATATTCTTCTTGCTATGAACTTGGAACATCCCATTGTATTTGATCAATACAACATCTGTGATTTGGTTCGTGACAACAGGTTGAAGAACCTCAAATTGGGATTGCTCCAGATGTTATGCGAGAAATTTAACCTGCAAGACTCCGTCACAGACCGCAGGAAGAAAGTTTCATACATAGATGCCCTGGCTGATCTTGTCGGTGGCTGTTCCTGTACTCAGATAGTATGA
- the LOC136895323 gene encoding craniofacial development protein 2-like: MKAVPAKRRGTQPGEGARKGALNIACLTSPWPARRGWQGSHISGKKRTKKAKSSVTAVTFGAWNVRTLLDRAGTNRPERRTALIAHELNRYNVQIAALSETRLTDEGHLTEQSAGYTFFWIGRGQNERREAGVGFAIKSNLARKLKVPPKGINDRLMKVRLPLPKKKFATLISAYAPNMSNPDEVKDKFYEDLKEAIAAVPKADKLNILGDFNARVGRDHASWEGVLGKHGIGKCNSNGLLLLETCAAHDLLITNTVFRLPNRNKTSWMHPRSKHWHLLDYVIVRQRDRQDVRVTKTMCGAECWTDHRLLISKMNLRITPPRRPQGTKMPKRLNVGKLRNQLTKVKLEEELKTKLPPPNTDP; the protein is encoded by the exons ATGAAGGCGGTCCCAGCGAAGCGGCGTGGAACACAA CCTGGGGAAGGGGCTAGAAAAGGTGCCCTAAACATCGCCTGTCTCACCTCTCCCTGGCCAGCACGCCGCGGCTGGCAGGGGTCCCATATTAGCGGTAAGAAGAggacaaagaaagcaaaatcatCAGTGACAGCTGTCACTTTTGGCGCATGGAACGTGCGCACCCTTTTGGATCGTGCTGGGACCAACCGACCTGAAAGAAGGACCGCCCTCATTGCTCACGAACTGAACCGATACAACGTCCAGATTGCTGCCCTCAGTGAGACTCGCCTAACAGATGAAGGACACCTGACGGAGCAGTCTGCCGGTTACACGTTCTTCTGGATAGGGCGCGGACAGAACGAGCGAAGAGAGGCAGGAGTTGGCTTCGCCATCAAGTCCAATCTGGCCAGGAAGCTGAAagttcctccaaagggaattaaCGATCGCCTGATGAAGGTTCGCCTCCCCCTCCCTAAGAAGAAGTTTGCCACGCTGATTAGTGCCTACGCCCCCAACATGTCAAATCCTGACGAAGTCAAGGACAAATTCTACGAAGATCTCAAAGAAGCCATTGCGGCCGTGCCAAAGGCAGATAAGCTCAACATTCTCGGTGACTTCAATGCCCGAGTCGGCAGGGACCACGCTTCATGGGAGGGAGTGTTGGGAAAACACGGCATTGGCAAATGCAACAGTAATGGCCTGCTCCTTCTGGAAACCTGTGCTGCCCATGATCTTCTCATCACTAACACAGTCTTCCGCCTACCCAACCGTAACAAGACGTCCTGGATGCACCCCCGTTCCAAGCACTGGCATCTACTGGATTACGTCATCGTCAGGCAAAGGGACAGGCAGGATGTCAGAGTGACGAAGACCATGTGTGGTGCGGAATGTTGGACAGACCACCGACTGTTGATCTCCAAGATGAACCTCCGAATCACACCACCAAGGAGGCCACAGGGCACCAAAATGCCGAAGCGACTGAATGTCGGCAAACTCAGAAATCAACTGACCAAAGTAAAACTTGAGGAAGAACTGAAAACGAAACTACCCCCACCAAATACAGACCCCTAG